The nucleotide sequence ACTGACTCGCCAGAACATCTGCCAGCCGTTCGCCCCCAGGCTGATGGCGGCAACCTCTTCGTCAGCGCCAATGGCCTCCATTACAGGAATGAGTTCCCGCGCGACGAAGGGCAGAGTCACGAAGGTGGTCGCCAGTGCAATTCCCGGCCAGTTAAACAGAATTTTCAAACCATTCGCCTGTAACCAGCCTCCGAAAACGCCATGGTTGGCAAACAACATGACGAACATCAGGCCCACCACGACGGGCGAAATGGCGAAGGGAAGATCAATGATGGTTGTGAGCAGCGTGCGACCAGGAAATCGAAACCGCGTGATGACCCAGGCCGCCGCCACACCAAAAATGACATTCGCCAGCACCGCGATCGGGACGACGAAAAGTGTCAGCTTGATCGCATGCATGGTCTCGCGATCGGTCAGATTCTTGAAATACGTCCCGATACCGCTCGAGAAGGCGTGATAGAAGACGTTACTGATGGGCAGAATCACCAGCACAAAGAGTACGAGCACGGAAAGTGAGATCAGGCCCCAGCGGACCCACCACGGATCTTCTTGTGCCGAACGGCCCCGAAGTGTCGAATTGGCATTCGTTGAGGGAAGATGTTTCGGAACCGCGTGCATTGTGATCGTCTTTGCGGGGAGGAAGGACTGGAGTCCGTGCCGGGGATTCGGGCGAGCGACTGACGGTCGATGAGGGCATCATGTCAGGTCAATTTGCCGATGAGTTGGCGGCACTTGTCCTGCGTTCCAGGGCGTTAATGATGATAAGCATGATGAATGACGCAATCAGAAGCACCACCGCAACCGCCGTTGCCTCGGCCCACTTGAATTCGTCCAGCTTCTGAACGATCAGTACCGGGGCGATTTCTGTCTTCAGCGGGGTATTACTCGAGACGAACACGACTGAGCCGTATTCTCCGATGGCTCGAGCGAAAGTCAGTGCGAATCCTGTCGTGAGAGCCGGATAGAGGGCTGGCAGGATCACCCGGGTAAATGTCTGCCACCGGGTGGCACCTAGACATGCCGCAGCCTCTTCGATATCCGCGTCCATGCTTTCCAGTACGGGCTGGACCGTCCGCACTACGAAGGGAAGGCCGATGAAAGTCAGCACCAGCACGATGGCAGAGGTGGAATAAGCCAGTTCGATTCCCATCGGAACCAGGAACTGCCCGATCCAGCCTTTGGGGACGTACAAGCTTGAGTAGACGAGTCCGGCAACCGCAGTCGGAAGAGCGAACGGGAGATCGACCAGTGAGTCGAATAAGCGTTTGAACGGAAACTCATAACGAACCAGCACCCAGGCCAGGAGCAGTCCCAGAATCGTGTCGGTGACTGCGGCAATGGCCGAGGTGCTGAAGGTGACAAAATAGGCTGCCTGGGCTCGTGGGGTCCAGGCGGCGGCGAGAAACTGCTCAAA is from Schlesneria sp. DSM 10557 and encodes:
- the cysW gene encoding sulfate ABC transporter permease subunit CysW, which encodes MHAVPKHLPSTNANSTLRGRSAQEDPWWVRWGLISLSVLVLFVLVILPISNVFYHAFSSGIGTYFKNLTDRETMHAIKLTLFVVPIAVLANVIFGVAAAWVITRFRFPGRTLLTTIIDLPFAISPVVVGLMFVMLFANHGVFGGWLQANGLKILFNWPGIALATTFVTLPFVARELIPVMEAIGADEEVAAISLGANGWQMFWRVSLPNMKWGLLYGIILCNARAMGEYGAVYVVSGRIINKTETLPIRVNTLFEGGSSETYAASFAAASLLTLLALVTLFIKIALERKTQTDLREAAKIHQIE
- the cysT gene encoding sulfate ABC transporter permease subunit CysT, translated to MASHRILPGFRLSLSLAISYLCLLVVIPLAALIAKASSLTFEQFLAAAWTPRAQAAYFVTFSTSAIAAVTDTILGLLLAWVLVRYEFPFKRLFDSLVDLPFALPTAVAGLVYSSLYVPKGWIGQFLVPMGIELAYSTSAIVLVLTFIGLPFVVRTVQPVLESMDADIEEAAACLGATRWQTFTRVILPALYPALTTGFALTFARAIGEYGSVVFVSSNTPLKTEIAPVLIVQKLDEFKWAEATAVAVVLLIASFIMLIIINALERRTSAANSSAN